The window cacgactgatcgacttcactttcacttttcactttcatgcaccggagaaggaaatggcaacccactccagtgttcttgcctggggaatcctagggatggggtagcctggtgggcttccatctatggggttgcacagagttggacacgactgaagtgacttagcggtagCAGTAGCATACCTCAATGGTGTAGaggttttttctactttctttaatttaagacagaatttggcaataagcagttcaaaatatgagccacagtcagctctgggtctttcttttttttctgactgtatagtgcttctctatctttggctgcaaagactacagtcaatctgatttcagcattgaccatctggtgatgtccacatgtagagtcttctcttgtgttgttggaaaagggtgtttgctatgatcaatgcgttctcttggaaaaactctataagcctttgccctgcttcattctgaactccaaggccacatttgcctgctttattgactatgtaagagcctttgactgtgtggatcacaacaaactgtggaaaattcttaaagagatgggaataccagaccacttcacctgcctcctgagaaatctgtatgcaggtcaagaagcaaagttagaactagacatggaacaacagactggttccaaattgggaaaggagtacatcaagtctgtatactgtcacccgcttatttaacttatatgcagagtacatcatgagaaacgctgggctggaagaagcacaagctggaagcaagattgctgagagaaatatcaataacctcaaatatgcagataagaccaccattatggcagaaaatgaagagaaactaaaaagcctcttaatgaaagtgaaagaggagggtgaaaaagttggcttaaagctcaatattcagaaaacgaagatcatggcatctggtcccatcacttcatgggaaaaagttggtgaaacagtggaaacaatgagagactttatatttgggggctccaaaatcactgcagatggtggttgcagccatgaaattaaaagacgcttactccttggaaggaaagttatgaccaacctagacagcatgttcaaaagcagagacattactttgccaacaaattccatctagtcaaggctgtggttcttccagtgatcatgtatggatgtgagagttggactgtgaagaaagctgagtgctaaagaattgattcttttgaactgtggtattggagaagactcttgagagtccctaggactgtaagagattcaaccagtccatactaaaggagatcagtcctgagtgttcattggaaggactgatgctgaagctgaaactccaatactttggccacctcatgcaaagagttgactcattggaaaagaccctgatgctgggaggcattgggggcagaaggagaaggggtgacagaggatgagatggctggatggcatcaccgactcaatggacatgagtttgggtaaactctgggagttagtgatggacagggaggcctggcatgctgtgattcatgggggtcgcaaagtgttggacaagactgagtgactgaactgaactgaactgaggtctgttgttgttctgtccttaagtggtgtcctactctttgtgaccccatggattgtagcacaatatgcttccctgtcctgcactatctcctggagtttgctcaaacaaatgtccattgagtcagtgatactatctaaccatctcatgctctgcagctcccttctctttctgccctcagtctttctccacatcagggtcttttccaataagtcggctcttaacttgacaatattgtattggttttgccatatatcaaaatgaatctgccacaggtatacatgtgttccccatcctgaaccctcctccctccccataccatccctctgggtcgttccagtgcaccagccccaagcatccagtattgtgcatcgaacctggactggcgactcttcacatcaggtgaccaaagtattggagtttcagcttcagcatctgtccttccaatgaatattcagggttgatttcttttgggattgactgttttgatctttaTTGTTCAGtggactctcaagaatattctccagcatcacaattcaagaaaatatatttttcagactcagccttcttgatggtccaattctcacatccatatatgactactggaaaaaacgtaACTTTggctatgcagacctttgttggcaatgtgatgtctctgctttttaatatgctgtctaggtttgtcatagctttttttttcctaggagcaagtgtcttttaattttgtggctgcagtcactgtccaaagGGGTTgtggagcccaagcaaataaaatctgtcactgtttcctcttaTTCCCCACCGATTTTCCATGGAGTGATTGCACCAGATgacaagatcttagttttttgaatgttgagtttagaaAGTATTTTGCCACTCAATGAGATTTATActagaatataaaaattacaaaatcacAGTTACTGACCTCATGAAATTTGAAACTTCATATTAAGGAGGTCTAATATCTATCATAATGAAacacaatatgaaaataaaactggAGTGAAATCAGAGAGACATActgtggccacatgatgtgaagagccaactcattggaaaataccatgatgttgggagagattgaaggcaggaaaagaaggagaaaacagaggatgagaaggtaggatggcatcactgattcaagggACAAgtgtttgagcaaagtctgggagatagagaaggacagggaagcctcacgtgatgagttcatgtggtcacaaacagttggacatgactgagtgactgaacaacaacagagagaaacagaaatttgAATGGGTCTCCTAATGGATTCAGAATAGGGAACATTAGTTGTAACATCttggaatttttattaatttcagaTAATCTTCTCTATTACTTATTAGTTCTGACCTGATCTTCAAAGAATCCACCTCTCAGAGTCCGATTAATATATTTGTTGGAAAACAAGTTACTGAGACCTATTATGAAAGGATCAATTAAGGTTAGAGATTTCTCTATTAAATATATTGTAGATACTTAAGAATTGGGGAATTCTTTGGCAGTCCAAATAACTGATATGCCATCATAATATTGACTCTGTTCATATATGTTTTTCACagtctaaaattttttttcagggcAAATTTGACATCCCTATTCCGTAGGCTATAGATCAGGGGGTTTAGCATGGGCACAATGATAGTATAAAACACAGAGGACACTTTCCCTTGGTCCATGGAGCTGACTGATGATGGCTGTAGGTACATGAATGCAGCAGATCCATAGAAAATAGCAACAGCAGCCATGTGAGAACTGCAGGTGCTGAAGGCTTTGGACCTGCCCTCCATGGAGTGGATTTGGAGGATGCTGGAAATGATGAAGATGTAGGAAGCAAGAATAACTAGAGCAGGAGTCAAAATGTTGAATGCACTCAAGAATATAACCAATAGTTCATTGACATAGATGCTGGAACAGGATAGCTCCAAGAGTGGAAAGAGATCACAGAAATAATGGTTAATGATATTGTTCTTGCAGAAAAAGAGTCTCAACATAAATCCTGTATGGATTGTGGATCCAGTGATGCCCAACATATGAACTCCCACTGTGAGAAAGAAGCAGATGTGATAAGACATGGTGATGTTGTAAAGCAAGGGGTTGCAGATGGCAACGTAGCGGTCATATGCCATTGCAGCCAACATATGACTTTCTGCAATAGcaaaaatgatgaagaaataaaGTTGAGTCATGCATTCGGGATAGGAGATAATGTTCTTCTCTGTCACAAAGTTCACCAGCATTTTGGGGGTAATGACAGTCGACTGACAGAGATCAATAAAGGACAAGTTGGTGAGGAAATAGTACATGGGGCTGTGCAGGTGAGAACTGAGCCCAATCAGTGTGATCATGCCCAGGTTCCCCATCACCGTGACCACATAGATTcctaggaagaggaggaaaaggggcagcTGGAGTTGTGGCTGTTCTGTGAGCCCAGCGAGGATAAACTCAGTCACTGAGGAGTGATTTCCGGGGTCCATTTTCTTCTCAGTCCCTTctatatttaaagagaaaatgagaatattttatggctgtgtgtgcatgtgtgtgagtgtctgtgtgcacgtgtgtacgTGTGAGTGGGTGTTGGGGAGAGTAATTCTGGGTAAGTCATTGTTCAGTCTCTCACCAAAGAAGACTCATAATGCAGTGATCTCCTGAGACAATGATGTTAGTTGaaccagagaaaaaaataaaattaaaattaattattttataattaagatACTTCATaacattttaagagaaaataccaatttctagatttttaaaatcagagtgaATATTACTATTGTTACTTCTGaggactttttctttcttcccatattctttatgtatgtattaataataCTCATGtaaaatgcattggagaaggaaatggcaacccactccagtgttcttgcctggagaatcccagggatgggggagcctggtgggctgccgtctatggggtcgcacagagtcggacacgactgaagtgacttagcagcaaaatgcgtagtatttttatttcactcaGAATATGTGAGTAGTGTGTGCTTTTTCTAGTAAATTAACATAATTCATAAATATGAAAAgtaattgtattaatttcagatattttctGTATGTGAATCATAATTCAAAATATCTGAAGGACTAGGCAACTATCTGTATCATTCCACCTGAGGTCTATTTCTTTAATGTCCAAACATCCTTCTCCCTGGACTATGACCCCAGGGGGCAGAAACATAACTGCATGGCAGACATCATCCTTATACCTCAATAGGTTTTCCAGACTCAAGAACCTTCCTCCTTTATTCTAATTTTGATAATTGGGAGTCAGAATATAATGACCCCGATATAGGTCATGTATGCCACCACTGTGACCAGGGGATCAGTGTACAAAGTTTAGTTCCTGGAATTTGCACTTCATGGTTGAtggaaaagatgagaaaactataatcccacccccacccccaaatatgAGAAGTATTTATGATCACAAATACTAGGTCCTGTTTATTCTGGTCTTTATAATCCTGTATTTTGCAGATGTTCTCTATGGAATTCAAAGATGATAAAAatgtggagtattattcagccattaaaaagaatacatttgaatcagttctaatgaggtggatgaaactggagcctattatacagagtgaagtaagccagaaagaaaaacaccaatacagtatactaacgcatatatatggaatttagaaagatggtaacaataaccctgtgtacgagacagcaaaagagacactgatgtatagaacagtcttatggactctgtgggagagggagagggtgggaagatttgggagaatggcattgaaacatgtaaaatatcatgtatgaaatgagttgccagtccaggttcgatgcacgatactggatgcttggggctggtgcactgggatgacccagagggatggaatggggagggaggagggaggagggttcaggatggggaacacatgtaaacctgtggcggattcattttgatatttggcaaatctaatacagttatgtaaagtttaaaaaataaaataaaattaaaaaaaaaatgtgga is drawn from Bubalus kerabau isolate K-KA32 ecotype Philippines breed swamp buffalo chromosome 5, PCC_UOA_SB_1v2, whole genome shotgun sequence and contains these coding sequences:
- the LOC129653731 gene encoding putative olfactory receptor 8G3, coding for MDPGNHSSVTEFILAGLTEQPQLQLPLFLLFLGIYVVTVMGNLGMITLIGLSSHLHSPMYYFLTNLSFIDLCQSTVITPKMLVNFVTEKNIISYPECMTQLYFFIIFAIAESHMLAAMAYDRYVAICNPLLYNITMSYHICFFLTVGVHMLGITGSTIHTGFMLRLFFCKNNIINHYFCDLFPLLELSCSSIYVNELLVIFLSAFNILTPALVILASYIFIISSILQIHSMEGRSKAFSTCSSHMAAVAIFYGSAAFMYLQPSSVSSMDQGKVSSVFYTIIVPMLNPLIYSLRNRDVKFALKKNFRL